The following coding sequences are from one Candidatus Nitrohelix vancouverensis window:
- the mazG gene encoding nucleoside triphosphate pyrophosphohydrolase — MKSTGNAFQQLTEIVDTLMSDTGCPWDRVQTRETLKPYLVEETYEALEALDANDPERIKDELGDLLYQILFHAKISEQRGEFDMNGVIESISQKMIRRHPHVFDKGDADTPEKVVDQWEEIKKTESAGRSRKSVLDGIPAHLPALARSQKLQKKAAKSGFDWDDIEDVFAKLDEEVAEFKEAVRSMDSQEATSELGDMLFVMVNIAKFKKLDAEEALRQSNNKFIRRFQHIEAQAASLGRDLKSMTLEEMETYWQEAKGKEI; from the coding sequence ATGAAATCTACCGGAAACGCATTCCAACAATTAACCGAGATCGTGGATACCCTGATGAGCGATACGGGTTGCCCCTGGGATCGCGTGCAAACGCGCGAAACGCTCAAGCCCTATCTCGTTGAAGAAACCTATGAGGCGCTGGAGGCGCTGGACGCCAACGATCCGGAACGGATCAAGGATGAATTGGGTGATTTGCTTTATCAAATCCTGTTTCATGCGAAGATTTCAGAACAACGCGGGGAATTTGATATGAACGGCGTCATTGAATCGATTTCGCAGAAGATGATTCGACGCCATCCGCATGTCTTCGACAAGGGAGACGCCGACACGCCTGAAAAAGTGGTCGATCAATGGGAGGAGATCAAAAAAACCGAATCTGCGGGACGCTCCAGAAAATCTGTTCTGGATGGAATCCCAGCGCATCTTCCCGCTCTGGCCCGTTCTCAGAAGCTACAGAAAAAAGCCGCCAAAAGCGGTTTTGACTGGGATGACATTGAGGATGTCTTCGCCAAACTGGATGAGGAGGTCGCCGAGTTCAAAGAGGCCGTGCGTTCCATGGATTCCCAGGAAGCCACATCCGAGCTGGGCGATATGCTTTTCGTGATGGTCAATATCGCCAAATTCAAAAAGCTGGACGCGGAAGAAGCCTTGCGACAATCCAACAATAAATTCATTCGACGCTTCCAGCACATCGAAGCGCAGGCGGCTTCACTGGGACGCGACTTGAAATCCATGACCCTCGAAGAAATGGAAACCTACTGGCAGGAGGCCAAAGGCAAAGAGATTTAG
- a CDS encoding cbb3-type cytochrome c oxidase subunit I encodes MDNYPRLFIRASVVYLTLGIVLGIAMGLAPDHAGQIRFIHIHFNLMGFMTMFVAGVAYHVLPRFSGRALPWPGGVKYHFWLHNVGLVGLLSSYAIGGGYHHPGPFRVAFILCAVMTASGMLIMAYNIFFILSKDAPESSR; translated from the coding sequence ATGGATAATTATCCAAGGTTGTTCATCCGGGCGAGCGTTGTTTACCTGACTCTCGGAATCGTATTAGGAATCGCAATGGGCCTGGCGCCGGATCATGCCGGGCAGATTCGATTCATTCATATCCATTTCAATTTGATGGGTTTCATGACGATGTTCGTGGCGGGGGTGGCATATCATGTATTGCCGCGATTCAGCGGACGCGCCTTGCCCTGGCCTGGGGGAGTGAAATACCATTTCTGGTTGCACAATGTGGGGCTGGTGGGCTTGTTGTCTTCTTATGCAATCGGTGGAGGATACCATCACCCCGGTCCTTTCCGCGTCGCTTTTATACTTTGCGCGGTGATGACGGCGTCGGGAATGCTGATCATGGCCTACAATATTTTCTTCATATTGTCCAAAGACGCGCCGGAGTCTTCGCGCTAG
- a CDS encoding glycosyltransferase — MTFIILAHLLLVGFVFVYLSSNMIDLKRLTPASGPLAKSPRVSVCIPARNESRDIGACLESLARQDYDNFEVVAIDDNSEDGTGEIIRSYAERYSNFTALQGGPLPEGWLGKPYALHQAQAHANGDILIFTDADLKFEPNALSTAIHATSLYDFDAMTLMPATTFGSFWERCVQPVIFGFIAGLTRFGKVNQRDDKSAIGFGAFLMFRRDVYEAIGGHESVKSEILEDIGLGKRIKKCGYRLFVADGKAIFSIRMYHSLKEIWTGWRKNIFLALKRSPLRNFFYIFMINNFVGGPFLLTAFAWADGAAGWALALCLLSLILYLLTALGLCVELGLKAWYAFTFPLGALVMSGIMLDSMFQIMFRKRSEWRGRVYSQ; from the coding sequence ATGACTTTTATTATCCTCGCGCATTTGTTGCTGGTTGGATTTGTTTTTGTCTACCTGTCCAGCAATATGATTGATTTGAAGCGCCTGACGCCCGCAAGCGGTCCCCTGGCGAAATCCCCCCGGGTCTCCGTGTGCATCCCGGCGAGGAATGAATCGAGAGATATCGGCGCCTGTCTGGAATCTTTGGCGCGTCAGGATTACGACAATTTTGAGGTTGTCGCCATTGACGATAATTCAGAGGATGGGACGGGAGAGATCATCCGGTCTTACGCCGAGCGTTATTCAAATTTCACCGCCTTGCAGGGCGGGCCTTTGCCCGAGGGCTGGCTGGGCAAGCCTTATGCGCTCCATCAGGCGCAGGCCCATGCCAACGGCGATATTCTGATTTTTACCGATGCGGATCTGAAATTCGAACCCAATGCTTTGTCGACCGCCATTCACGCGACCAGCCTCTATGATTTTGACGCGATGACCCTCATGCCGGCGACGACCTTCGGTTCGTTTTGGGAGCGATGCGTTCAACCGGTGATTTTTGGTTTCATCGCCGGATTGACGCGCTTTGGCAAGGTCAACCAACGCGACGATAAGAGCGCGATCGGATTTGGCGCCTTCTTGATGTTCAGGCGAGATGTTTACGAGGCGATCGGCGGGCACGAGTCGGTCAAGTCGGAAATACTTGAAGACATTGGGCTGGGAAAGAGAATCAAGAAATGTGGCTATCGGTTATTCGTGGCGGATGGCAAGGCGATTTTTTCGATACGCATGTATCATTCATTGAAAGAAATCTGGACGGGCTGGAGAAAGAATATTTTTCTGGCCCTGAAAAGATCCCCGTTGAGGAATTTTTTCTATATTTTTATGATCAATAACTTTGTTGGCGGGCCTTTTCTATTAACGGCGTTCGCTTGGGCGGACGGCGCGGCGGGCTGGGCGCTGGCTCTGTGTTTGCTCAGTTTGATCTTGTATTTGTTAACGGCTCTGGGTTTGTGTGTTGAGCTGGGATTGAAGGCTTGGTATGCTTTCACTTTTCCGCTGGGCGCGCTTGTCATGTCAGGCATCATGCTGGATTCGATGTTTCAAATCATGTTTCGTAAGCGGTCGGAGTGGCGCGGCCGCGTGTATTCGCAATAA
- a CDS encoding SH3 domain-containing protein, which produces MRFSISVSFTFLVLFSLLAPSASQALCIKNSNANLRQGPGTHYQKLWEVYQYMPFKKLKKKGNWFNVKDVDGDVYWVHKKLVTESYHCAVIKNDKTNLRTGPSTDFAKVEWSPVDKFFSMKVLEIRGQWVHIVDSAGDKAWVYRPLVWIQ; this is translated from the coding sequence ATGAGATTTTCTATTTCAGTCAGCTTCACTTTTTTAGTCCTGTTCAGTTTGCTTGCGCCCAGCGCTTCGCAGGCTTTATGCATCAAAAATTCCAACGCCAATCTGCGACAGGGCCCCGGAACGCACTACCAAAAACTCTGGGAAGTTTACCAGTACATGCCTTTCAAGAAACTTAAGAAGAAGGGCAATTGGTTCAACGTTAAGGACGTCGATGGAGACGTCTATTGGGTGCACAAAAAACTGGTCACGGAATCCTATCATTGCGCGGTCATCAAAAACGACAAAACCAATTTACGGACCGGCCCATCGACCGACTTTGCAAAAGTGGAATGGAGTCCCGTCGATAAATTTTTTTCGATGAAGGTGCTTGAGATACGCGGTCAATGGGTTCACATCGTTGACAGCGCCGGCGACAAGGCCTGGGTCTACCGTCCTCTGGTCTGGATTCAGTAA
- a CDS encoding heavy metal sensor histidine kinase — translation MFSHSIRTKLTGWYVGLLGVVLILFSILLYFFLSNRLYESVDNSLKVSAVVVSRSATMKFSQYPLPGLENFFEQILGRGNLNKFYRIYDGSGNIGSRSKNLTASQFPLSQGAYANALKGETTYETTMIDGDHPIRIITMPLMHNDKLANLVQVGTSLKSVQETLKNLKIFVFTAVPTVLLLATLMGRFLAGRALKPVSKITQTAREIALGADLSSRIPVPEVHDEIGQLALTFNSMMDRLDRNFQQMRQFSSDASHELRTPLTVLKGQSELVLGKERNLEEYQDVLSSNLEEINYMSKVLEDLFLLSRSDEHQVQLNYKEVNLQNIIEEVCRHAEVIAMEKQIAIVTAYLEPLTITGDPVRLRQMVWNIIYNGVKYTPNGGEVKVSLEDKGEHALLVVQDTGIGIAQDHLPFIFDRFYRVDKARSRKEGGSGLGLSICKFIVQAHLGTIEVESEVGSGSKFKIALPKSPALQPVQN, via the coding sequence ATGTTCTCCCATTCCATTCGCACCAAATTGACTGGCTGGTATGTCGGCCTCCTCGGCGTCGTTCTTATTCTGTTCAGTATCCTCCTCTATTTCTTTCTTTCCAACCGGCTTTACGAAAGCGTTGATAACTCTCTCAAAGTGTCCGCAGTGGTGGTGTCTCGCTCCGCCACCATGAAGTTTTCGCAATACCCTTTACCGGGTCTGGAGAATTTTTTCGAACAAATTCTGGGTCGCGGCAACCTCAACAAATTTTACCGAATCTACGACGGTTCCGGCAATATCGGTTCACGTTCGAAAAACCTCACAGCTTCACAATTTCCCTTGTCCCAAGGCGCGTATGCCAATGCGCTGAAAGGGGAGACGACTTATGAGACGACGATGATCGACGGCGATCATCCCATTCGCATCATCACCATGCCGTTGATGCACAACGACAAACTGGCCAATCTGGTGCAGGTGGGCACCTCGCTGAAATCGGTTCAGGAGACTTTGAAGAACCTGAAAATTTTTGTGTTCACCGCAGTTCCCACCGTCTTGCTGTTGGCGACCTTGATGGGACGCTTCCTTGCCGGAAGGGCGTTGAAGCCGGTTTCAAAAATCACCCAGACCGCGCGCGAGATTGCTCTGGGCGCCGATTTGAGCAGTCGTATCCCGGTCCCCGAAGTGCATGATGAAATCGGACAACTGGCGCTCACCTTCAACAGCATGATGGATCGTCTGGATCGGAACTTTCAACAGATGCGGCAGTTTTCCAGCGACGCCTCGCATGAACTGCGAACGCCCTTGACGGTTCTCAAGGGGCAAAGCGAGCTGGTTCTTGGCAAGGAGCGGAATCTGGAGGAATATCAGGATGTGTTGTCGAGCAACCTGGAGGAAATCAATTACATGTCCAAGGTTCTCGAAGACTTGTTTCTGCTGTCCCGTTCGGATGAGCATCAGGTTCAACTGAATTATAAAGAAGTCAATTTGCAGAACATCATCGAGGAGGTGTGCCGCCACGCCGAGGTGATTGCCATGGAAAAGCAGATTGCCATTGTGACGGCTTATCTGGAGCCGCTGACGATCACTGGCGATCCCGTGCGCTTGCGTCAGATGGTGTGGAATATCATTTATAACGGAGTGAAGTACACGCCGAACGGGGGCGAGGTCAAGGTGAGCCTGGAGGACAAGGGCGAACATGCTTTACTCGTTGTTCAGGATACGGGAATCGGCATAGCCCAGGATCATTTACCGTTCATCTTTGACCGTTTTTACCGCGTCGATAAAGCGCGTTCGCGCAAGGAAGGCGGTAGCGGCCTGGGCCTGAGCATCTGCAAGTTCATTGTGCAGGCGCATCTGGGAACGATCGAGGTGGAAAGCGAAGTGGGCAGTGGCAGTAAGTTCAAGATCGCGCTTCCCAAAAGCCCGGCGCTTCAGCCCGTCCAAAACTGA
- a CDS encoding response regulator transcription factor — translation MRILVVEDEKKVAGFIRKGLEEETYAVDVAYDGEEGLFLAKENQYDLIILDWMLPKIDGMEVLSRLRKAKNDTPVILLTAKDAVEDKVAGLNRGADDYLTKPFAFSELVARIRVLLRRGRQETKTVLSIDGLTLDLVSHKVNRDGVEIELTSKEYSLLEYFMRNQGKVLTRTMIAEHVWDYNFDTFTNVIDVYINHLRKKIDKNFAKKLLHTMRGVGYVMKE, via the coding sequence ATGCGTATTCTGGTCGTTGAAGACGAAAAAAAAGTAGCGGGTTTTATCAGAAAAGGGCTGGAGGAGGAGACCTACGCGGTCGACGTGGCTTACGACGGCGAGGAAGGTTTATTTCTGGCAAAAGAAAATCAGTACGATTTGATCATCCTGGACTGGATGTTGCCAAAGATCGACGGGATGGAAGTTTTGAGCCGGTTGCGCAAGGCTAAGAACGACACGCCTGTCATTCTGCTGACCGCTAAAGACGCTGTTGAAGACAAGGTGGCGGGACTCAACCGGGGGGCCGATGATTATTTGACCAAACCCTTCGCGTTTTCGGAACTGGTCGCGCGCATTCGGGTTTTGCTGAGAAGAGGGCGGCAGGAAACCAAGACCGTTCTTTCCATCGACGGCCTGACTCTGGATCTGGTCAGCCACAAGGTCAACCGGGACGGCGTTGAGATTGAATTGACGAGCAAGGAGTATAGTTTGCTGGAATACTTCATGCGGAATCAGGGCAAGGTGCTCACCCGCACCATGATCGCGGAGCATGTTTGGGATTACAATTTTGATACGTTCACAAACGTCATCGACGTCTATATAAATCATCTCCGCAAAAAGATAGATAAGAATTTCGCTAAGAAACTTTTGCATACCATGCGGGGGGTTGGCTATGTCATGAAGGAATAA